From Kwoniella pini CBS 10737 chromosome 5, complete sequence:
TACAAAATGTGCAGCCCGATTTAGCGATctcagatgaagaagaaaaaactttgaatgaaatatacgctttactttcttctcctgcCGTTTCATTGCCTAGTCCAAACACGAAAGACTCGAAACAACGATACGATCCAAATGTGTTCTTAGGATTAGTTGGAAAATGGCCAGAAGATAAGCGATTCCCTTGTGAGTATTCCTGCGTCATACGCATTTCTAACGCCATTTTGCCCTTCCAAAGTCATCTGTACGCGTGTATAGCTACGATTCACTAACACCATTATACAGTGATCGATCTCGCTCGATGCCTTGCACCAATCTCACCGCTATTCGGTTCATCCCCCTCAGCACCGAAAGTATTTATAGAAGCTTGTGCCCTCGACACACCATGGCAATCTTCAAAAGCTCGAGAAACAAATACCCTCTTATCCTTGAGAGGTCTAGCAAATCTCTTTTCTACAGCAAATGGAAGATCGACTATATCGGAGGCTGAAAATGCGAAAAGCGTATTGAGCATTCTGAGTGGATTCGATTGGTCGATTTGGGGAGTCAGAAAGGTTGTTGTGGCTACTATAGCgttgaagtgagttgaatATCTTAGATATCGAATCATGACTTGGTCTTCAAAGGAGGAATCATCGCACAACTGACTAATGAATTGTCGTTTTCCGCAATCTTGCTAGTTATTCAATCGTAGCTGCCACTTCGAAACTCCCAGCGCAAGTTGCTGGTGATCTCTTGAATCTGATAAGCAAGGTGAGCtatatcttgaatttcaCTAAGTTAGAAAGACATTGACACTGTTCAATGATAGGTCTTGCAAAATGAAACGGATGATGTAGAGACTATTTACAGAGCTTCAGTGGCATTGGGTAATCTTGTAAGTTAATCATGACTATTTTTCAGTATTTTGTACAAACGTATAACTTGATTAATTTTCTGTAATTTTCGCCCCAAATAGCTCGTATCGCCGTTAGCTGGAAGTTTGCAAGTAGGTTTAATTCAAGAagctaaatcaaatatcagTTCTTTGGCAAATgtaaaaggagaaaagagattaaaagatttagcTAAAGAGATTGAAGGATTAGGCGTATGAGATCTTTGGTGAAAGTAGAATAGTAGTTGTAGCATTTTCATCCGAATAGATATATATTATGACTTACAGTAAAATGTTTAATTTCACTTATTTAGTAAATGATAAGTTATAAATGCATCGAAATAGGAATGATAGGTATatgaaaaagagaaatatGCGAGGTATATACAACAACTATTCAAATAGGATAAAGATGGAAACATAATTAGTCTTTAAGCAATTGTCATAGCTGCTACAGCAGCGTGAGCTGAACGTTCCATTCCagttgtatttgatttttcattcGTTGTTGAAGTTAAAGAATCAAGTGGATTAAATTGATcagttgaattttcatACTATTCAgttttttcatcattaattAGTTTCTTAAAcctaaaaatgaataatagAAAACTTAAATACTCACCTCCCACATATCAATAGCTACTTGACAACTTTCTCTAACTACTATAGGTGCATCTTGTTTTAAAGCCCATTCTCTAAGTACAGATAAAACTCCACCTTTAGGtaattgttgatcaataggtaaattagattGATCTTCACCctattttattttgaattttgtaattcaGTAATGAGATATTTATTAGGAAAAATGATTAACTAACCTCTATTCCATCAGAAGCTATTCCACCTAAAGCTTCAGCTGCTTCATGTCTTaccatatcatcttcttttgaatctCTTAATCTACTTAATAATGAAGGGATTGAATAAGGTGAAGATAATTGACCGAAAATATAAGCAACTTCGTGTCTATATAAAAGGtcattcaaaattagcTTTCTGTATGAAATCCGTATTGCagaatgattttcaaatcgATCgaaaaatacaattatGACTTACCTGAATAAAGCTGATCTATCTTTAAAACCATCTGCTAAAGCTTCAACAGCTTCTTTACTATTTGCACCAAAATCTCTTAAAGCAAACATTGCTCTATATCTTTCGAAAAGTGGTAAAGAAGTATTAagtaaatcttctttaagAGATGGAATAGAAATATCTCCTATAGGTATAGCAGAAGGTGCTGGATCAATAGTTGGGAAATCGGGActaatttaaatcattatgaTTGATTAGTACAATTGTTTAAGgataaaaattaaaaaaaaaattgaaaataaactcactttaATTTTCTAGCTTTTCCTTCaggtgaattatcaaattcaatttttttaattgcAATTTCACAAGTTTCTCTAACTTCTATTGAAGgatcatttaaaaatttatttaaaatttctaAACTTTTTAATTGACTTAATGCACCTAATGCTTCTGCAGCTTCATGTCTAACCATTGAACAATGTTTTcctaaatcattatttaaaacagaatttaaaattggtaatgcttttaaatttgaaagttGTCCTAAAACATATGCTAATTCATGTTTaagtaaaggtgaaggatCTTCAAGACCtattaaaaagaaaaagattagTTTTTTAAgatcattatttttttgtttttttttttgaaatctCGATAAAcaatgatatgatatgaatattcaccttcagctaTTATATCTACTACTTCATCTCCACCAACAGCTTTTAACATGAATAAacttctaaatctttcaTGTAATGGTGTTTTACCTGATGTATTTAATAAAGTAGCTTTAAGAGCTGAAAGTTGTTCTGGTGTAACTTGAATAGATGACATGATGTAATAGTATAAGTATCGTCGGAGTATTGATTAAAGGTGATACTATATCAAATCGGTATTTCTTGATTGATGAGCGAATTTGACTAGATTGATAGACCTCAAGAATATATTACTACcctttaaattttaattttattgaATCGTACTAATCTGATAAGATCTTTGCACCGTCAAACTTCTCAAAATcagaaaaataaaaataaaaatatcaatccTACGGCCGAGCAGTAAGAGCGGGATCAAATGTATCAACGGGGTATGAATGCGGGGTAAATTCAACAGATTAACATATTCCTCCGTCCCCCCGTGATTAAAGCTACTCATTCAACGTCATCTTTACATCACTCTATAACATCACATAGCAGACACATATCTATAAACCTCCACTCTCATTAGTCATGAATCGAATGTACAGTTAAGCAGAATGTAGCAAAGTTTACAAAACAGGAGCAAGATTTACTATTTGAGCTTGTGTGATTCTTGATTCTGTCCTACCTGATTTGGCTTATCCAGCGTATTACTACCTAGCAACGAAGGTTTGCACGAAGGAAAAGACAATGAGTACTGAACaatccaaaatcaacaCTGCTATTGTAATACAATACGATAGTGAGAAGAATCCTTCTTTAGCTAAACaggaaatatcaattcaaaaacCTGGTAAAGGTCAAGTTTTGGTTAAGATATCTCATGTAGCTCAAAATCCGACTGATGGTAAGCAGTAATTGCAAGATTTTGCTTTTCACAAATGGTGTGCTCATATGCAACATGATGTAGTCCAGTCACTAGATAATAAAGCTTTCCCGGAAGGAGCGGTTTTAGGATGTGATTTTGTAGGTGAAATCATAGAATTGGGTGAAGGTATAACGAAATTCAAAGTTGGAGATACAATTGCTGCTCTAGTATGGGGAGGTGAGTAAACATCCACCCTACGTCACCTTTATGAATTGTTTGACTGAAATGTTGAATGACATCATGTAGGCGAGATAATAGGAAAAGGGGGATATAGTCAATATTGTcttgctgaagaagatatagcATTCAAACTACCTAAATCTATATCTCCCGAAGATGCAAGTACAGTACCATTAGCTTTGACTACAGCTTGGTTAGCTTTATTCTCTCCTGATAGTCTAGGTATTCCTAAAAAGGAAGATCCAAACGTATCTATACTTATTTGGGGAGGTAGTTGTAAGTTTTCATTCAACCTCAACTCTTTTGATTGACACGGCGTGTCAGTTGTATTGACCATAAATACAATTATAAATAGCAAGTGTAGGATCGTATGCTATACAACTTGccaaattattcaaattcagaataATCACTACATGTAGTTCTAAACATCATGAATCAGTGAGATCATTAGGTGCAACACATGTCTTCGATTATAAAGATTCGGATGTagttgaaaagattaaatcAGTTTCAAGCGATTTGCTATATACGTTTGATACAATTGGAGCTAAATCGTCTTCTAAACAAGCTTCTCAAACTTTGCTACAAGGAAAGGGAACTTTATGTACTGTTAGACCTGGTCCCTCTAACGTAGAAGAGGTCGTAGATGGAATAAAGATTACGGATGTCTTAGTTTGGACTTCatttttgaaagatcatcaatataaaACGACGAAATATCCGGTGAGTCGAATAAGTCTAAAATTCACAAGGCTTCTTGTCTTTGCCCTACTCAAGACATATCATATCTCATCAGATTTCTTACATgctgatattgattatatagGCTTCTCAACCCGATCACAATCTTGCAAAAGAATTATTCGACACAATTCCAGAATGGTTAAAAAACGGTACGATCAAAACTAgtaatatcaaattgtatGAAGGTTTAGATTCTGTAGAAAAGGGTTTTCAAGAATATAGGGATGGTCATATCTCGGCGTATAAGATCGTATATCAAGTCTGAGAAAAACTTGTTCAGTTCCGTCATTAATCTGTAGTAGTAACCTTGTAACCATGATGAAGACAGATCTCTCAAATGATGTGGCTTTTTCCACAAGTTTACTCATTGCGGTGCCCCACAATTCGCCACTCTTAACTTCGTCATCGAGATGAATAATGTTTGTAATGCATTATTATGGATGAATATAAACTTTTGCTGATAAATATTGACTATTCGATCTGTCTTATAAACTGTCCTTATTACATTTGTTGTACCGCCAACTTATACTTCCTGGCGGTCCAATCTTTAAATATTGCCCATGAGAGTCACCTTACCAAAAATGTCCACTCAAAAACTCCCAATTCACAGAttacctcttcctcctaCAACGCTTCAACATACATTAGGTCAATTACCATTAGAAGATAAACCTTCATCTCAAAGAAGAGCAACTACATTTAAAACAACTACAGATGGTATTTGGGCTAGAGTAAATCCTTTATGGGCATCATGGCCATTAAGAATaacgaaagaagaagctttatcATTGGGTGTAGAtgttgaaaaaggtgaacAATTAAATGTAGAAGATGTATTATCACGTTggaatttaaataaaattgaacaTACAGGTATACAACatgattcagaagaaattaaaaatgaattaaatacATTTAGTTCAGAATTTagattaaaattaaatccaattttattaggtatttcaacttcaactttaaaagatgttttacctaatttaaCAGTTGGTGATGCAACTACAATTTGTAATAGAGGTgcatcaccttcaccagATTCAACACCTGCTGCATTAGTTAGAAATgctttaattgatatactTTCTGGTAGAAAAGTTTTACAATCTGAAAATTCTGAAAATTctaaaaataatcaaacaAATTATGGACCTTGGTCAACTAGATATTGTGGACATCAATTTGGTTCATGGGCAGGTCAATTAGGTGATGGAAGAGCTATATCAATACTTGAAACTCAAAGTGAACAAGGTGGTAGACAAGAATTACAATTAAAAGGAGCTGGTCGTACGCCATTTTCTAGAACTGCTGATGGATTAGCAGTACTAAGAAGTGGAGTTAGAGAGTTTTTGGGTTGTGAAGGTGAGTAACAATCTCAATTGTTTGCGTTTTGCATAGAGCCTGTAAAATTATCAGACGCTTACATCCTTTCAATTATTCGCAGCTATCGCAGCTTTGGATATATCAACCACACGATCTTTGGCGTTATTGACCACACCGTTTCCTGAATTACCAGTAATTCGAGAGAATGGACCGGAACCTTCTTCGCTCTTATGTAGGGTCAGTCCGAGTTTCATAAGGATAGGTCATTTCCAAGCTTTAAATCCATCGAAAGCAGATCAAGGGATGAGACAGATTTTCCTAGGTGGTAGAGGATGGTTAGATGATCAATCCGTTGGTACcgaaagtgaagaaggtaatttgGAAGGATTACTAAAATTGACCAACTGGgtcaaagatgatattatGGGTATGCAAAGCAATTCTGTCAAGGAATGGCTAGAAGAAGTCATCAAGAGGAACGCCGAGACTGTTGCCAAATGGcaggtgagtttgattcTCTTTGAGACGGAGAAGCTTTAGGGTTGCCCGGCTAATATATTTCACCTTGACAGGTGTACGGTTGGATGCATGGTGTGCTTAATACCGATAACATATCTTTGACGGGAGTCacaattgattttggacCTTATGCTTTCATGGATGTTTACGATGATAAACATATTTGCAGTAAGtttcatcaaatgattcACCGGTGTCCACTTCGATTCGGTTCGCTCAGCATCTGGAACCAGCTTGCAAATGTTTAGACGCTTTTTGAGATTGTATAAGCTGACGACAAAATTGGCAGATCATTCCGATCCTTCAGGTCTATACAATTACCGAAATCAACCTGCTAGAGTTTTATTCGCCTTGGATAAGCTAGCAACTTCTCTTGCTCCTATATTAGGCTATGAAGCTATACATTCCAAAGTACCTTTTGCAGGCTATAGTGAAGCGCTAAGCAAAGAAACAAggaaagaatgggaagaaaaGGGTAAGGAGGTTATTAGTGGGTTTGAAGAGCGTTTCTGGGAAATTGAGAGGGAAGTAGAGAGAAATGGGTggttgaaggtgagtatcTATTATGATGTCATTTAGCATGTTTTGGAGTTTCTTAGCTGATGGTTTTATCTGAATTGTAGCGATTCGGCTTGAAAACATATAaagattcagatgatcGGGATATATTTAtagattatttgaaattattacAAACtcataaaattgatttccaCACTTCTTTTAGActtttatcatcttttaaatcaactCAAATAGATGATTCAAATTACCttgattcatttatttcaaattttcttgaagaaactacaatttcaaaatgtgatgataatttattaaatcgatctgaagaagaatttaaaaattggtTTAAAATTTATGCTAAAAGATCTTgtgaattagaagaaaaatctaaatataatgatttagaaaatgaaaatgaaaattgggaaaaattaaaagaaaaagaaatgaaattaataaatccTAGATTTATACTTAGACAATGGATTTTAGAAgaaacaattgaaaaaatggaaaaattaTTAACAGAACCTTGGATAAATtctaaaaaaggtaaagaacctgaagaatgggaaattgatttaggaATTAAAGAAGCTAGAAAAATTTTAGCTAAAATTTTAGATGTaagtttttcttttttttttcttctcaaaAATCgcaaatgaaatttttttttcgaaattgaaattgactttgattcctttttttttatttgaaaaagatgtCAACAAGACCTTTTGAACCTtatggtgaaggtgaaggaaaAGGTTCAGAATTCGAAGAAGATAAGAGATTATGTGGATTAGGTAGGAAAGATATGTTAGGTTTTCAATGTAGTTGTTCTAGTTAAACAATTGTACCCCTTCCTTACAAATGCGGAAACGGAAATCAATCGTTCAAAGCTTAGAAGCTTATATTGCTAATTGTTATAGTATGCTTATACTATGTAGCGAATAGACGAGAATGTTtcacttcttcaccatATCATATGGTTATACATTCGTATACATCGTATATAGAAAATGCTTCGCACActatataatcataatcacGTATCCGGTTCGAATAGTTTCACTTCCTTCAGATTGCAAATCATGAACTAAAGTACCCTTCTCTTACTTGGTGATCTTGATCTCTCATACTTTCGCTCTCTATGACTACTCTCTCCATCCCTATCTCTATACCTATCCCTATCACGTCTATCACTGTGTCTTTCTCTATCTCGATCATCGTACTTGCTACTTCTGAATAATACgtcaaatccaaattagCTCCAAGCATTCATATTGATTCGGGAAATCAAGAATAATCGACTCACCTCTCTCTGTCATATTTATCATCCCTATCTCTATCTCTATGACTTCTTTCCCTATCTCTATCACTTGACCTATGATCTCTATCTCTActacctcttctttcttttaaatcatcttctaattcaccTGCTTCTCTTTTAACTTTATCTCCATGTCCTACTACTGGAATTTCATCTACTGGTGGAATTTTCGGATGATTAGGTGTACGAGGTGTATCAtctgttgttgttggtggtggtggaggagcaAGTGTAGAATTTCTTGGACCGGATGGTGCAGAAGGTGGTTTAGGTGTATCGATTATAGCTTGAATTGGTGGTTCAGGAATAggatcttgatcttctccattttcaCCTCCATCAGGATTTGTTATATTATTAGGTTTATCAGAAGTTGGAGGTACAATTGGCCAAGGTCTACCTGTCATACGTGCTTCTGCAAATATTCCTAATAATTTACGTAGTTCATGATATCCCAAATGTAACTATAAAATCAGGACCAACAATGTCAGTGAAAAAATCTCGCAAATTCAATCGTCGTTTTCGTTCGATTGTAACGATCTGCGTTACTTAGGAGATGAACAAATGACAATGACAAGAATTCGTACTCACTTTACCACCGAAATGATCCGCTAATCTCTTGTCAGAATCTAAAACAGATAACATTGCACCACAAGTTTCACAAACTCTTAATTTTTGATGTCCACTTGCACCTgcattttcattcaaatgttgtaattctctttctttatcagATTTAAGTTGTTTTAAGGCATCAACTGCAGATAATTTTTCCATTGATTCTTCTACTTTTCCTGCTTCACCTAAAGcttctatttcttctgTTCCTCCTTggattgataattcaatttcaccaatTTCTCTCATCTACGCAGAACACAAATTACATAAAATCATTAGTGAtagaaattaaattcaaaattaagaTAACATACCAAATCAATTGTTTTCCTATTTTCTTCTGGTGttttttctaatttccTTTGACTTGCTCTGATTCTTCTATCTACATCATCTACGAATCCATATAGTTTATTCTCATGTTCTTGTCTGAAAGCAGCTACTCTAGGATCAGCAGGATTTGCCATTGCATGTTCTTGGAATTGCTTTAAGATTCGGTCCGAGTGTATTTTAGGACATGGTCCAAGATCCATTTTCTGATATTACCAGATCAAACAATTTTAGCGCAGTCCATaacatttcaatttgaaagTATCTTGATGAACAAAAGAAGTTGCAGTTACTCACAGTGTTACCAAATATTATATGAGGACATGTACCAAATAAGAAATTTCGACAGACTTTTTCAGACCACCAATCTACATTTATAGGTTGAATACCCATCGCTTCGGGACCCATCATTTGCTGTGAAAAGCGCCAAATAATACATGATAAAAATAGCGGCAAAGAGAGTCATGAGGATGCGGAGGAGTTTCATAAAGGAATAGAATTGCGTTGTAGAGAACAGAGAGGATAGGAAGAAAATAACGTTTAGCGGATTGACCAACTCATGTAATACTATTCCTTCTCGAATGCTCACCTCGAGCAGCCGACGCTGCGCTTCTGCCATTCGTCCCATGTTGACTGGATTGCCTGAGCTAGAGGTTTCAGAGAGGTTATAGATAGCTTGTCGTCAACTACAACAATGTAATAACTGAAATACATCTACCTGAAAGATAGAAGTGATCTATCTCTCTACTGCTTACATTCGTATGTGAGAAACGCAAACAAAGAATAGGATCGCTCATTACAGTTGTCCTAGCCagatttcaaaatcaacatatCTCCATTTCAGAGTTTGAGCGCGGTGCAATGTCAAGCACTTCTCAGGATATTGTGTGGATAGTAAGAACTTCCGCCTACTATCCTTACTGTCCAAGATGCATGGAAGATATACTTGTGCAAATGGTGTCGATCGCGTCAATTACTCCTCGAGCCAATCACACGAATGTGGCATTTCCTATTCGCGCGTCGAAAAGTCTTCTCTGTCCAGCACGAACGCATGTTCCAGATACCAGGAGGCTCCAAATGCTTTTGTTCGAGAGATGAGCCCGAATTATACGATGAAGTCCGTTGACGGTGCGGATGAAAGGATATATTTAACCATAAATTTCAGGAAAGCCTAATGGCACTGTGATGGAGTTGGTTACCATATCTGTCTAACAGCAGCTTTAGCATAGTTTCACAGAAGGTCGCCAGTTCGAGCCTGGCCGGAGTCATACTTTTTGTCGTGGTAGCAAGCGCAGTGGTCAAGGACAGGCTGGATTAGGCTTTCAAATATTATCTCGAATAAACTGCTAATCAGATGGAGTTAATCGATAACATGTTCGTTGGAACGTGGATCGCCAAGACGTCATCGCGCTGATCCAATTTGCAGCCCCGGGACTTCTTCGTCCATGCGTGTTGTTGATGTGTTAAACATTTGCTGCTCCTTTTATTTTAGATATCTGAAGGATTACAAATATGAACAACACAGATCAAATCCTGCGGTGTAAAGTGACAGGAAAATGCATTTCTGAGGAGTGTCTGAAATCATGAATTCTACACCATTGTATGGCTTCACGTGGTTACAAGCGAAATCAAATCTCGTTTCCCCTTAATCTATCTATGTACACTTCGATACTGTATGACCAGCAGAAGAGCTTGTCCAGTTACCATCATGTTCGTGAAGGTTCTCAGTCAATTCAATACCTACAAGATTTTTGAATTCGGTCTTACTAGTATGAACATGGTGAATGCCTTCGGTGAAGTTTTTGTTCACTTGCGACCAAGCTTGATCACTTTTGGCCACGATGGGCAACATGTCTGCATCGGTCTCTTCATACTTCCTGATGAGCTGCTTCACTCCTTTAAAGAAGTTTTGGTCATACTCATCGATAGCATTTTTCATATTCCCGACCAGACGGTCATTTTCTTGACTATCGGATAAATCTTGTTTGGCAGTGACTATAGCCGAATGAAGAGTTTTTGACGATTCGCCATTTCTGGTAACCCAAATAGCTTGGAGGACCTCTGCTTTGATACCGGAGTATGTGGGCTTGATGTATGGCGCATGTAAGAAAGTGGATAGTCGTTCAGTGAGGGGATCACGATTATTATTTGGAACAACTCGAGTTTTGTAATAGACAGTACTCTTCGGGTATGGATCAGTTACTCTGGTCATTTTGTCCGAAATTTTGTTCATCTCGTGCCATTTTGGATCGGTAGTCTCGATTCCCAAAGCCGTCTTGAGCTTTTCCTTGCTGCAAGCACGGAGGCCAACCGAATCACGTAGTCCCGCTTCCTCAGCGTACCTACCAAATGTTGCTTCCTCCCAAGTCTTTGCAGCTTCAAAGTTGTTGCATGATTCATTTTCGTCCTCATTCCATTTCTGCAATTGTTTAACGAGATATGAGACATTGCTTGCAATGTATCGCGCGGTCCCTAAAGTGACTTCGCGTAACCCATCATCGTATTCAGACTCGTCGATAGAATCATCCAAGGTGCCGAATGAGATTCTATGAAGAGTTTTTGAGCCGCCGCCAGCACGAGATATCCAGGTACATGATATGACATTGCCGGGCAAATCATCGCTTCTTTCGCTGGAGTTTTGTCGTAGATTATCCTTGAGTCGGAAGATTGACTGTTGGTGTTCCCAAGAGGAGTTTGGGTCGACTTTCAGTGTATCACAAGTGATATAAGACATTATGAGGAGTAGTAATAGTGTTGTAGAGCTGTTGTATGGATTGATTGAGTTGTACGGAAGAGTGTTAGTGAAAGTAATTCTACTGTGACAGACCAAAAAAACACCCTTTATATAGTTAGACATTTCTCAGATTCTCAGAATCAGTCGACCGAATGACTCGACTCGACTCGActcatttaaaaaaatctCCTTTCACAAATAAATATTGAATGGAAGTAATCCGTTGTTTTGATCTGTGTTGAATTCAACGAAGGCCTGACctatcttttaattcaaagGATTCAGCTTGCAAAGCAATGATATCATAGCAAGCAATTTTGGACTACCGATGTGGCAGTACGAAAaagatatattgatttcacATCTTTTGGAAGTCTCAAAGGATGATTAGCCTTCGTTTAGAAAATGTCGTGATTTTGTGAAATTTAGCATTGCCGTCACCTCGATTCAACAAAAGAGGAATGAGGGGTTTCAGTACGAAGGCGAGAACGTTCCCTCGAAAGTGGAATATTCCATAAAGGTGATGACAATGACAATTTATTTCAAATAGTAAAAttgtaataataataataccAACGGTGAGAgataatcaacaaatatATATAGCAGGTCAACAAAAccttttttcaattttcttttttcacTTTGACATTTCATTCTGTTAACTCTTTTTGCTCATTACCTATACTAGGTTTGACAGCAATTTTGCAGGATGTCTAAAGTACTTTATGAAACCCTCACGATCCCCAAAGATTCCAATTCGGAATGTACTTATCAAAGTTCGTCCTTTTTCCGTTGTCAACCCCTATATCACGGAGAGGCGACTGGAGGGATATCAGCATTGATACAAACATCAATGTGGTCcgagaaggagaagaatcAAGAATTTACAAAGTGGCATAGAGTTGCGTTTCAATCTTATACAAAtgattcaaaatctttaaaGAAGCCCGAACATTATTCTGCTCTTTCTCAAACTTCTACTAAAATAATGTATACTATCGCTGACATTATGGAAGGacatgaagaagaattgagaCAACTTGGCAAAAAGCGACGACGGGGATTTGATGAACGTACCGTTACAATACTCGATGATCATCAGAAAGAATGCTTCGATAAAGCTGTCCTCGAATCACCACTTGGAGAGATCCTCGGATTTTCACTTGAAGATATACTTCTTTTGCAATCTCAAACCCGAGACCAAACCTCTAAAATCTTTGGTGTCAAATTCACATCAGACTTGCACAATTGGCCTCCAGAAGGCTCGGAACAAAAAAAAGACACgcatttgataaatgtaTCAACCAAAGGCGAAGTTGAAAGG
This genomic window contains:
- a CDS encoding deoxyhypusine hydroxylase, with protein sequence MSSIQVTPEQLSALKATLLNTSGKTPLHERFRSLFMLKAVGGDEVVDIIAEGLEDPSPLLKHELAYVLGQLSNLKALPILNSVLNNDLGKHCSMVRHEAAEALGALSQLKSLEILNKFLNDPSIEVRETCEIAIKKIEFDNSPEGKARKLNPDFPTIDPAPSAIPIGDISIPSLKEDLLNTSLPLFERYRAMFALRDFGANSKEAVEALADGFKDRSALFRHEVAYIFGQLSSPYSIPSLLSRLRDSKEDDMVRHEAAEALGGIASDGIEGEDQSNLPIDQQLPKGGVLSVLREWALKQDAPIVVRESCQVAIDMWEYENSTDQFNPLDSLTSTTNEKSNTTGMERSAHAAVAAMTIA